The following is a genomic window from Polyangiaceae bacterium.
AGCCGCGATGCAGCACAAGGCCGGCTCCGTCACCGTGTCCGCTGCCGATGCAGGCTTGTCCATCGTAAATGCGGGCGGCGAAACGCGCGTCGTCGTCACACGAGGTCTCGCGGTCGTCACGTCGCCCGGTGGTCGCGTCGAAGTCAACGCGGGTGAACAAGTCGAAATCAAGGGCTCGGACAAACCCAACGTAAAACCCGTCGTTTTCTGGGACGATTGGACCGGCGGCATGGGCGACGGCCGGCCGCTCGCGGGAAATGCCAGCGGCGCCGGGCGCATCTACGGCGTGTCGCCAAACGACATCGGCGCCAAAGCAAAACTGCTCGAAATCAGCCGACAATCCGTGCGCGCCGTCATTCGCGATGGCCTTGCGGAGACCGAAGTCGACCAGACGTTCGGCAATCCAGGCGGCGGCATGCTCGAAGGTTGGTATTGGTTCAGCGTCCCCGAACGAGCGATCGTGACGTCGTTTGCCGTCGAAACGGACGGCGTCCTCGTCGAAGGCGAAGTGACAGAACGCAAAGAAGCCGCGGCTCGATATACGAAAGCCGTATCGAGTGGCCATTCGCCCGCGCTGCTCGAATGGGTCGATGGCCGTACGTATCGGTCGCGCATTTACCCGATTCCGGCATCGGGATCGCGTCGCGTCGTTTTGCGCTACCTGGAAGTGCTGCCGTCGCAAGAAGGCAAACTCGAGTACCTTTATCCAATGCGTTCGGACGAACCCTCGCGCATTGGTGAATTTTCGCTCGAAGTCGATTTGGGCACGATTGGCCCGAAAATGCGAATTTCGAGTTTGGCGGACGCGGTCGTCGAAGAGCGCGGACGTCGCGTGACGATGCGGCGTAGCGGGTATTTGCCCCGAGCCGATTTTCAAATCGAAGCGACGCCGATCGAAAAAGACAAACGCGAACCGCTCACGATCGCGCGCTGGTCCGCAGGCAGTGATCGAGCCGATTACGTGATGGCGCGTTACGTTCCCGACATCGATTGGTCGACCATTCCCGAACCACCGGGGGATGTGGCGGTCGTCGTCGACACGTCCGCATCCGGCGATGAAGCCGTCCGTCAACAAAAGGCCGTCGCTGCGGAAGCTACTCTTCGAGCGCTCTCGAAAAAAGACAAATTCGTTCTCATCGCCATTGATTCGGCGCCCACGGTGCTTTGGCCGAAAGAGGGTTTGGCGGAAGCAACCGACAAAGAAATCGCCGCGGCGCTTGGAAAACTTGCCGAACATGCATCGGCGGGCGCAACGGACCTCGGCGCCATGTTCGACGCGGCGCTCGGAAGGCTTCACGGCACGGAACAACCGGCCGTCGTGTACATTGGCGACGGGCTCGCAACATCGGGCGAAGTGGCGGCGGATCGTTTGTCCGAGCGGCTTCGTCGATCGCTCTCGACATCGCGGGCGCGTCTGTTTACCGTAGCCGTTGGAGCTCAAAGCAATTTGGGACTCCTGCGTGAACTTGCGCGACAAGGCGGCGGCCAAAGTTTCCGCATTGATCGCACGGAGACCGCGACGAGCGAAGTGCTTCGTCTTGCGAGCGCGATCAAAACACCAACGATTACGGAGCTGTCGATCGATCTCGGCGCGGGGCTTGACGAAGCCATGTTCACGGCGACTGGCAAGATTTCGCGTGGTGAAGAAGTGATGCTCGTGGCGCGAACGCATCATGCGTTGCCGAAAGAGGCAATGGTGAAGGGTCGCGTCGGCGGTAAAGACTTCACGAAGACGTATCCGATTACGATGACGCAGGGGCCGAGCACGTCGCTCGTCCCGCGGCTGTGGGCGGCGGAAAAGATTCGGCGACTGCTTGGCGAAGCGACGGATCCGGATGAATTGCGAGGCAAAATTGTCGAAATTGGCCTCGATTATGGCCTCATGACGCCTTATACGAGCATCCTCGCGCTCGAAAGCGAAGCGGCGTATGCGCGACAAGGCATTCGACGGAGGAATTCGCCACTTCGCGGAACTCGTTTGACGATGCTCGATGCGGCGACCGAACGCGCGTGGATGGATGCCGCGGCAAACCCCGTTCCGGCGGTGATGTTCGGTTGTTCCAAGAGCGACGAGGCGCCGGCGTCGGCCATTTCGCAGGCGCCTCCGCCGGTGGCTGTTGCACCGGCGGAGCCAGCGGGCGAGCACATGAATCTCGACGATCAAAAAGCGCGGGCAGGCGAGCCTACGGACACGCCGGTTGCGGGCATTGTGCCGGAGCCGTCGCCGGAATCGGCAACCGCGGAAGCTCCGGCAATGCCGAAAGCGGATATTGCCGGAAAGATTGCGAAAGCTTCGTCAGACGACGAGATTGGCGATTTCAAACCCATGGGTGGGAGCGGATATGTCGGGGGACTCGGGGCTGCGCCGCCTGGCGCGCGAGTGCCGAACCGCAGCACCCGTCCACTCGCGGCGGGAAACAGCCCTCGTAGCGTCGAATTGGCTGGCTTCGACAAACCAAAACCTGCGCCCCCGCCACCCCCGCCGCATCGTGAACAGGATGGCCAAAAAGCGGAGCGCGTGAAAATATCGCGCACGATGCCGGCGATGCCTTGCAGCGACGTGGCGCGAAGGCCGCTCGCGGATCGCATCGTCATGTGGTCGAAACGTTTGAAGGGCGAGCTCGACGGCGCGGCGCTCGTGTCACGTTATGAAGCGGCGCGCACGACGTGCGAAATACCCGATTGGCGTGCCGAACAAGCATTGCTCGATCTCATTCAGCAAAAAGCGCGCACGGAAGAAGCCGTCTTGGCACTTTTGGAACACTTGGCAAAAACCCCCGATACGCAAAGGTACGTGGCGCAGGCGATTTTGCGTCGTACGGTCGATCCGCGCATTGCAGCGGCCGTGCGTCGAACGCTGTTTGGAGAAAAAATCCAATGGGACGCCGTCGATGCCGAGCTTGCGGAGATTACGGATGTCGAGCAAAAGCTTGCGGTATTGCGCGAACGAATGCTCGTGGCGCCGGGTGATCCCGAAGGCGAATACCGCATCGTGCGGCTCTTGGGTGAAGCTGGAAAACGCGACGATGCATTGGCGCACGGAAGGCGACTGCGTGATCGAGGGCTCATGAGTCCGACGTTGGCGCTATCGCTGGGCGATGTATTGGCGCAGCAAGGATTCGAAGAGGAAGCGCTTCGGACGTATTCCGAAATCGTCGAATTCGACCCGCAAAGTGCCGATTCGCGGCGGCTCTTGGGTGATGTGTTTTTGCGTCATCGTTGGCACGCGGCGGCGTATCGCCAATACAAAACGCTCACCGATCTTCGTCCTGGTGATCCGGCTGCATTCTTGCGATTGGCCTTGGCTGCTGCAGGCAGTGGTCGCGTGGACGAAGCTTTGCGTATCGAACGCCAAGTTGCATCGGCAGAAGGCACGCCGGGCCCGCGGGATCCGCGGCTATGGGCGCGCCTCGCAGCAGCGGCACAACTGGCCAAGTTGCTGGATGGCGGTGGAAAACCTCCCGAGGCTTCGCTTGCCGACGGTTTGACCCGCAAAATGAAAGAGCTTGCCTTGTGGAGTGGTCCGAGCGCCATTGCCATTCTCACGTGGGACGACTTGAGCGCGGATTTGGTGCTCGTGGGCAAAGAAGGCGACAAGGACGCGGCGCTGCCCGAATTGTCGGAATCGTCGTCCGTGGGCATTTCAGCGCTCGAAGTGCCGCTCGGTGACGAAGGGCGGTACGTGTTTTCGGCAAAGTGGCGGTCGAAGAAGCTTCGCGAGGTGTCCGTGACGCTGCATTCGATTGCGTGGGATGGAAAAGCATTCCGCGTGAAAATCTCGACGGCGAAACTGCCAATCGCCGAAGATGTCGTCGGATTCTGAGGTTTGGCGCGGCGAGCGGAGCTTTTCATGATCGACATCACGTTCCTCGGACAGCTCGTGGCGACCTTGGCCTCCGTGGGCGCATTTCTGGCGCTCGCGGGTCTCTTCGGCGCCGCGGCGTTCGTCTTGTCCACGGCGGCCATGGCCATCGAGCGATTGCCGGGGAGTGGCGCGCTCGTTTTGCGTGGGCAAACCCAGAAACAAGTGGGTTTGCCCTGGACCATGGGGACGATTGCGGGGATCTTGTCGTTTGTCGTGGCGCTTGCCACGTTGCGTGTGGGCGGCGCGATTGCAACCTTCGTGTTTGCGCTCGTGCTCGCGGCATTGGGACGATCTTCGGTCGCGCTCGTGAGCGTGCTCGGCGCGCGTATGGGCATGCGAATGGCGCGCAATCGAGCGACGCGGGCGAAGGCGCTCGTCGAATGGCGCGCGCAAAAAGCGGCGGACGCCAATGCAGCCATGCGAAAGCGTCTGCTCGCCGAAGACTTGACATCGGACGTCACGAATGCCGATGCAGCGCTGGGCAAGCTCCGCGATGCGCTCGCGAAATTGGTGGAAACGCGCGAGGCGCTTGCCGAAAAGCTCAAAGCGGCGCTCGACTCGGGCGGCAACGTATCGCTCGTCGCGGACATGGTGCGCATGCGTGACGACATGGACGTGCGAATCGACCTGGGAAAACGTGTGCTCGGGGCAGCCGAGGCGGCGGTGTCGCGCTTGGCATTCTCCATTCCCGTGAAAAAACTCGTGCGGCGAAGGCCGGCCGAAATAACCGGCCTCGATCCACGCGTGCCGGGCGATTACGCATCGCGAATCGACGCAGCCATTGCGGCAATCGATTCGTATGCCGTCGTCATTGCGGAAGCTCGAGCGGAAATCGACAAGCTCGAAACGGAGCGTCCTCTCGCAGAAAATGCGGACGGCACGGAGAGTTTGCCGGTGCGAGCGCGCCGCGAGATCGACGCCATCGAGGGAGCGTACAAAGCGGTCCGTGAAAAGGCGGACCTCGTGCGATTGGGTCTGCGAGCGCGCGCGGGAATGGCACAAGTGGCAAGCGCGGCGGGCGAAGTTTCCGTGCATGCGGAGGTTCGCGCCGACGAGCGTGACGTCAACCTATTGCTCGATGACCTTGCGCGTGCGAATCAAACGACGGCGGAGGATTTCGTGGGGGGCGACGAGCACGTACGGGCGCTCGCGATGGCATTGGCAAAAGGTGCAAGAGCGTTGTCGGGTGGAGATCGGGCGTCGCTCGGGGAAGTCGTGGAGGCATTGCAATCCATGGGGTGAAGCAATGAAACACGTTTGTCCGGGCGTTCTCGTTGCCTTTGTGATGGTTGCGTGTGAGCCGCCGGCAAAGGTGACGACTCCGGCGGCTGCTCCTGGCGTTTCCGCCGAAGTGGCAGCAAAGCCATTGCCGACAGCATCGGCCGTGGCCGCAGTCGAGCCAGCGCCATTGGCATCTGCTCCGTCGGCTGCTGCTCCTGTGCCGTGTCCGCCCGAAGCGCCTGCGCCTGCAGGGGCGCTCGCGTGGGTGAATGGGTGCAAAATCGAATTGGGTGAAAAAATATATTTCGATTTCGACAAGGCCACGATTAGACCGCAGAGTTTTCCGGTGCTGGATGCCGTGGGAGACATTCTTTTTCGCGATGTGGATTTACACGTCGAAATTCAGGGGCACCTGGGTGATCCGGATCGAGAAGCTTATGGTCGCAAGCTATCGCAGCACCGTGCGCAAGCAGTCATGAACTATCTCATTGCGAAAAAAGGGATCGCTCGCGAGCGGCTCACGGCGGTGGGATACGAGAATAGTGTACCCATTGCCGATTGGAGGACGGAGGAGGGGCGGGCAAAAAATCGTAGAATCGAGCTCGTGATTCGGAAATGGAGTGGCGGAGAGAACAGGTGACGCGGAGATGCGTCGTCAACCTTTGCGTGCGCGCGTATTTTTTGCATCGAGCCGCATGCACGATCGCAGTGCTCCTCGCAAATCCGACGTCGTGGGTATGCCGCCGAGGTCCGCGGACAAACCCACGAGCGATTGTGCAACGGCGGGCCTTATCCCCGAAAGCACGCCGCGTGCTCCCAGGAGTTTCACGGCACGAAGAATGGACACGAGGTGTTCGGCGACGGCGGCATCGACGCTGGCCACGGCCGTCAAATCGAGGATCACGTGCTCCGATTGCGTGCGGACCACGGCATCGAGCAGCCCTTCCATGATTCTCGCCGACCGGACGTCGTCGAGCACGCCCACGATGGGGAGGGTGAGCACGCCGTCCCAAACTTCGATGATGGGCAGCGACAGATCTGCAATTTGATTGCGTTGCGCCTCGATCAGCGTGAGTTTGTCGCGCAATTCCTCTTCGGCTTCGACGCGATGGGTGATGTCCGTGATGAATCCTTCGAGCGCGAGCAGCTCGCCGTTGTCTGAGAATACACCTCGACCTTGCTCGAAGCACCAGCGCTGCCCGCCGCCCTTCGTGCGAATGCGATACTGCAGGGTGAACGGCTCTTTGTTGGCGAGCGCCTTCTGCACGGCATTCCAGACGGGTTGTGCATCGTCGGGATGAAAGAGATCACCGAAACTCGTGGTTTTGTTGAAGAGAAGGTCGTCGACTTCGTAGCCCGTGAGCGCCAGGCATCCGGCGCTCACGAATTCCATGGTCCAATCGGGATCGTTGCGGCACCGGTAAGCCATACCCGGCAAGTTCGCCAAAAGTGTCGTGAGAAACCTTTCGCGTTCCTGCATTTCGCTTTTGACGCGTCGCGACGTTGTACCGTCGTGCGTAATGAATTGAACGACGTTTCGTGCGGGTTCCATGACACCACGCCATTCGAGCCATCGCAGTTCGCCGTCGGGGTGGCAGATGGGGGCGTCGAAGCTCACGGTCTCGTGATTGGTCGCGTCGAGTAGCGCTTTGGCGACCTCGTCGTGCGCGTCCTGCCAAACGATAGACGAGAGGCCCAGCTCGCGTAGCTCTTCCTCGGTGCGTCCTGCTATGGCGCAAAATGCGGGGTTTGCCCGGACGATCGCGCCGCTTTTATCGATGTCCAGGCAAGGAGCGGGTTGAAGGACGAATTCCCGGTCTCGGTCGTTTCGCGCAGCGGAGGATGGCATAATGGATGGGCCTCCGAGTTTCGTCCATCGAAGCGCCATGATTCGCCGAGGTCAAGCGTAATGTTGCCTTGCAAATGATGAATTCCGTGTCATTTTTTTGACGCTCACAACGATCAACGGCGTTCGTCTACCTGCGGGCTGGCCTTTTCTTCTGGCCATATCGCTTCACATCGGACAGGGTTGCTCCTGTACCGCCAACACACCAAATGCCATGACGCGAACACACTGCCTCGTTAGTACATCTGCTCTGTTCCTTCTTGCCGCGTGCGCTTCGGCACCTCCGCTGCCCGACAAACCCGTAGAAACGGCGAAACCGGCGGAAACGGCCGCCACGCCACCGGCTGCACCCACGTACCAGGGCAAACCCAAGCTCGGGACGTTTGGTGTCGACTTGGCGGGTATGGACGCCTCCGTAAAACCCGGAGCGGATTTTTATAAATACGCTGGAGGAGCCTGGATCAAGGCAAACCCGATTCCTTCGGACCGGGCGCGCTGGGGGACGTTCGACGCATTGCGTGAAGAGTCGGATGCCAACGTGCGCAAGATTCTCGACGAGCAGGTTGCCAAGAAGCCTGAAAAGGGCACGAATGCGCAGAAGGCTGCTGACATGTATGCGTCGTATCTCGACACGGCAGCCATCGACAAGAATGGTTTTGCGCCGACCAAACCGCTGCTCGATGCGATTGGAAAAGCCAAGAGCACGGACGACATTGCCTTGCTGATGGCTCGAGCGGACCTGCCGTGCAAGGCGCCGATTGGGATGAGTGTGACGCTCGATCAAAAGAATCCCGATCGTTATGTCGTAGGGGTCGTTCAGAGTGGTCTTGGTTTGCCCGAGCGCGAGTATTACCTGAAGACCGACAAGCAATTCACGGAGATTCGGGAAAAGTACGAAGCGCACATTGGCCGAGTGCTCGCGATGGTGGGCGACAAGAAGGCCGCCGCGAATGCAAAGGAAATCTTGGCGCTCGAAACGAAGATCGCCGAAGCGCATTGGCCCATTGCAGAACGCCGCGATCGGGACAAGACGTACAATTTGCGAACGGTCGCGGAGCTCGAAAAAGAAGCGCCGAAGTTTCCATGGAAAAAGTACATGGATGCGCTCGGTTATGGCAAGGAAAGCTCGGTCGTCGTCCGCGAAGTCACGGCGATGCCGAAGCTCGCGGAGATTTTCGCAAAGACGCCGGTTGCAACGTGGAAGGCGTACATCACCTATCATTTCCTGCGCGCATCGGCGGATGTATTGCCTTCGGCGCTCGACAACGAGGTATTCGACTTCGTGGGTCGGACGTTGCATGGGCAACCGGAGCAGCGAGCTCGTTGGAAGCGAGCCGTGACTGCCGTCAATATGATGATTGGCGATGCCGTGGGTGAGCTTTACGTCGCTCGCCATTTCCAGCCGAAGGCGAAAGCCGAAATGGATCGTCTCGTCGAGAACCTTCGCAAAGGGTACGCATCGCGCATTCAGAAGGTCGACTGGATGTCGGCGGAGACGAAAAAGGTCGCGCTGGAAAAACTCGCAGGATTCCGCCCGAAAATCGGTTATCCGAGCAAGTGGAAGAGCTACGCGACGCTCGAAGTCGTCCCCGGTGATGCATTCGGGAATGCTCGACGTGCGGAGGTATGGGATCACGAGTACGACAAAGCGAGGCTCGGCAAGCCGACGGATCGTGAAGAATGGTTCATGCCGCCGCAGATGGTCAATGCATACTACAACGCCACGTTCAACGAGATCGTGTTTCCGGCAGCCATTCTTCAGCCCCCGTTTTTCGATTCCGAGGCGGAACCTGCCGTCAATTACGGGGCCATTGGCGGCGTGATTGGGCACGAAATGGGGCATGGTTTCGATGACCAAGGTGCCAAATCGGACGCGAAGGGCATTTTGCGCACGTGGTGGGCACCGGCCGACATCGATGCATTCAAGAAACGCACGCAGACGCTCGCCGATCAATATTCGGAATTCGAGCCGCTGCCGGGGATCAAGGTCAATGGCAAATTGACGCTCGGGGAAAACATCGGCGACATCGGTGGGCTCACGGTGGCCCATGAAGCGTACACGCTGTCGCTCGAGGGCAAACCTGCCGAGGTGATTGGCGGGTACACGGGCGATCAGCGATTCTTCTTCGGCTGGGCGCAGGTCTGGCGCACGCTTTATCGCGACGAAGCGCTTCGCAATCAAGTCCTCTCGGATCCGCATTCGCCGGCGATGTATCGCG
Proteins encoded in this region:
- a CDS encoding FecR domain-containing protein; this translates as MTGFLDRLRAYWKNNPLSARAVLGLLVLLACAVAFVATQRVPPVRAGVVDARLELAAGEVRLTDGDKSATLISGVALPQGADVSTGSGARALVRLADGSSLFLRSDTKVKLLPEGADILSGEVWLDAPPSERAAMQHKAGSVTVSAADAGLSIVNAGGETRVVVTRGLAVVTSPGGRVEVNAGEQVEIKGSDKPNVKPVVFWDDWTGGMGDGRPLAGNASGAGRIYGVSPNDIGAKAKLLEISRQSVRAVIRDGLAETEVDQTFGNPGGGMLEGWYWFSVPERAIVTSFAVETDGVLVEGEVTERKEAAARYTKAVSSGHSPALLEWVDGRTYRSRIYPIPASGSRRVVLRYLEVLPSQEGKLEYLYPMRSDEPSRIGEFSLEVDLGTIGPKMRISSLADAVVEERGRRVTMRRSGYLPRADFQIEATPIEKDKREPLTIARWSAGSDRADYVMARYVPDIDWSTIPEPPGDVAVVVDTSASGDEAVRQQKAVAAEATLRALSKKDKFVLIAIDSAPTVLWPKEGLAEATDKEIAAALGKLAEHASAGATDLGAMFDAALGRLHGTEQPAVVYIGDGLATSGEVAADRLSERLRRSLSTSRARLFTVAVGAQSNLGLLRELARQGGGQSFRIDRTETATSEVLRLASAIKTPTITELSIDLGAGLDEAMFTATGKISRGEEVMLVARTHHALPKEAMVKGRVGGKDFTKTYPITMTQGPSTSLVPRLWAAEKIRRLLGEATDPDELRGKIVEIGLDYGLMTPYTSILALESEAAYARQGIRRRNSPLRGTRLTMLDAATERAWMDAAANPVPAVMFGCSKSDEAPASAISQAPPPVAVAPAEPAGEHMNLDDQKARAGEPTDTPVAGIVPEPSPESATAEAPAMPKADIAGKIAKASSDDEIGDFKPMGGSGYVGGLGAAPPGARVPNRSTRPLAAGNSPRSVELAGFDKPKPAPPPPPPHREQDGQKAERVKISRTMPAMPCSDVARRPLADRIVMWSKRLKGELDGAALVSRYEAARTTCEIPDWRAEQALLDLIQQKARTEEAVLALLEHLAKTPDTQRYVAQAILRRTVDPRIAAAVRRTLFGEKIQWDAVDAELAEITDVEQKLAVLRERMLVAPGDPEGEYRIVRLLGEAGKRDDALAHGRRLRDRGLMSPTLALSLGDVLAQQGFEEEALRTYSEIVEFDPQSADSRRLLGDVFLRHRWHAAAYRQYKTLTDLRPGDPAAFLRLALAAAGSGRVDEALRIERQVASAEGTPGPRDPRLWARLAAAAQLAKLLDGGGKPPEASLADGLTRKMKELALWSGPSAIAILTWDDLSADLVLVGKEGDKDAALPELSESSSVGISALEVPLGDEGRYVFSAKWRSKKLREVSVTLHSIAWDGKAFRVKISTAKLPIAEDVVGF
- a CDS encoding OmpA family protein; amino-acid sequence: MKHVCPGVLVAFVMVACEPPAKVTTPAAAPGVSAEVAAKPLPTASAVAAVEPAPLASAPSAAAPVPCPPEAPAPAGALAWVNGCKIELGEKIYFDFDKATIRPQSFPVLDAVGDILFRDVDLHVEIQGHLGDPDREAYGRKLSQHRAQAVMNYLIAKKGIARERLTAVGYENSVPIADWRTEEGRAKNRRIELVIRKWSGGENR
- a CDS encoding PAS domain-containing protein, yielding MALRWTKLGGPSIMPSSAARNDRDREFVLQPAPCLDIDKSGAIVRANPAFCAIAGRTEEELRELGLSSIVWQDAHDEVAKALLDATNHETVSFDAPICHPDGELRWLEWRGVMEPARNVVQFITHDGTTSRRVKSEMQERERFLTTLLANLPGMAYRCRNDPDWTMEFVSAGCLALTGYEVDDLLFNKTTSFGDLFHPDDAQPVWNAVQKALANKEPFTLQYRIRTKGGGQRWCFEQGRGVFSDNGELLALEGFITDITHRVEAEEELRDKLTLIEAQRNQIADLSLPIIEVWDGVLTLPIVGVLDDVRSARIMEGLLDAVVRTQSEHVILDLTAVASVDAAVAEHLVSILRAVKLLGARGVLSGIRPAVAQSLVGLSADLGGIPTTSDLRGALRSCMRLDAKNTRARKG
- a CDS encoding M13 family metallopeptidase, which codes for MTRTHCLVSTSALFLLAACASAPPLPDKPVETAKPAETAATPPAAPTYQGKPKLGTFGVDLAGMDASVKPGADFYKYAGGAWIKANPIPSDRARWGTFDALREESDANVRKILDEQVAKKPEKGTNAQKAADMYASYLDTAAIDKNGFAPTKPLLDAIGKAKSTDDIALLMARADLPCKAPIGMSVTLDQKNPDRYVVGVVQSGLGLPEREYYLKTDKQFTEIREKYEAHIGRVLAMVGDKKAAANAKEILALETKIAEAHWPIAERRDRDKTYNLRTVAELEKEAPKFPWKKYMDALGYGKESSVVVREVTAMPKLAEIFAKTPVATWKAYITYHFLRASADVLPSALDNEVFDFVGRTLHGQPEQRARWKRAVTAVNMMIGDAVGELYVARHFQPKAKAEMDRLVENLRKGYASRIQKVDWMSAETKKVALEKLAGFRPKIGYPSKWKSYATLEVVPGDAFGNARRAEVWDHEYDKARLGKPTDREEWFMPPQMVNAYYNATFNEIVFPAAILQPPFFDSEAEPAVNYGAIGGVIGHEMGHGFDDQGAKSDAKGILRTWWAPADIDAFKKRTQTLADQYSEFEPLPGIKVNGKLTLGENIGDIGGLTVAHEAYTLSLEGKPAEVIGGYTGDQRFFFGWAQVWRTLYRDEALRNQVLSDPHSPAMYRVNGVVRNVDAWYAAFGVKEGDALFLPPEKRVKIW